One segment of Dissulfurirhabdus thermomarina DNA contains the following:
- a CDS encoding RNA methyltransferase, with translation MSGPARRVDLALLHAPVLNRRGEEIVSAVTNLDLHDIARACATYGVGRYFVVTPSAGQRALVRELVGHWTRAAGGRHNPDRRRALALVRTLPDLAAAVAEVTAEAGVAPRLLATSARRLPGALSWEEARRLAAGPGRPLLLLFGTASGLAPAVIEAADGVLAPVTGAGAYNHLSVRCAAAVVLDRLLGERGGASAQPGPG, from the coding sequence ATGAGCGGCCCGGCCCGCCGGGTGGACCTCGCCCTGCTCCATGCCCCCGTCCTGAACCGGCGGGGGGAGGAGATCGTCTCGGCGGTCACCAACCTCGACCTCCACGACATCGCCCGGGCCTGCGCCACCTACGGGGTGGGCCGTTACTTCGTTGTGACTCCGAGCGCCGGCCAGCGGGCCCTCGTCCGGGAACTCGTGGGTCACTGGACCCGGGCGGCGGGCGGGCGGCACAACCCCGACCGGCGGCGGGCCCTGGCGCTCGTCCGGACCCTTCCGGACCTTGCCGCCGCGGTCGCCGAGGTGACCGCCGAGGCTGGCGTGGCGCCGCGGCTTTTGGCCACCTCGGCCCGCCGTCTGCCCGGCGCGCTCTCCTGGGAAGAGGCCCGCCGCCTGGCCGCCGGGCCCGGGCGCCCGCTCCTCCTCCTCTTCGGCACCGCCTCGGGGCTCGCCCCGGCGGTGATCGAGGCCGCCGACGGCGTCCTCGCCCCGGTGACGGGTGCCGGGGCCTACAACCACCTCTCCGTCCGCTGCGCCGCCGCCGTGGTGCTCGACCGGCTCCTGGGGGAGCGGGGCGGGGCGTCCGCCCAGCCCGGCCCGGGGTAG
- a CDS encoding M28 family peptidase, producing the protein MRVRFFPAGRAGWAWLAFRLVVLAAVSVMVLRWCTRMPGRARPEVPPAASPREAAAAERIRAHVAALASGIGERHLGRPEALEAAARAIETALAREGLQVRREVFVAAGRRVANIVAEPPGPPPGEGWIVVGAHYDTVPGSPGANDNASGVAVLIETARLLAGRRLDPAPRFVAFVNEEPPWFRTEAMGSRVHVRRAMERGDRMVGMLALETVGCYSSEPGRQRYPFPLGYFYPDRADFVAFVAMPGARRLLRRAVAAFRAAARLPSEVLLAPAWVPGVDWSDHASFQAAGIPAVMVTDTAFYRDPHYHRATDTPERLDARSMARLALGLAGMLRRLGGDAPPP; encoded by the coding sequence ATGAGGGTCCGGTTCTTCCCCGCTGGCCGGGCCGGGTGGGCCTGGCTCGCCTTCCGGCTCGTGGTGCTCGCGGCGGTGTCCGTCATGGTTCTTCGCTGGTGCACCCGCATGCCCGGCCGGGCACGGCCGGAGGTCCCGCCGGCGGCCTCGCCCCGGGAGGCGGCCGCGGCCGAGCGCATCCGCGCCCACGTGGCGGCCCTCGCCTCGGGGATCGGCGAGCGCCACCTGGGCCGGCCGGAGGCCCTCGAGGCCGCGGCCCGGGCCATCGAGACCGCCCTGGCCCGGGAGGGCCTCCAGGTCCGCCGGGAGGTCTTCGTGGCGGCGGGCCGCCGGGTGGCCAACATCGTGGCCGAGCCGCCCGGGCCGCCCCCCGGGGAGGGCTGGATCGTGGTCGGGGCCCACTACGACACCGTGCCCGGATCCCCCGGGGCCAACGACAACGCCTCCGGGGTGGCCGTGCTCATCGAGACGGCCCGGCTGCTGGCCGGCCGCCGCCTCGACCCCGCCCCCCGCTTCGTGGCCTTCGTGAACGAGGAGCCCCCCTGGTTCCGGACCGAGGCCATGGGGAGCCGGGTCCACGTCCGCCGCGCCATGGAGCGCGGCGACCGGATGGTGGGCATGTTGGCCCTCGAGACCGTGGGCTGCTATTCCTCGGAGCCCGGCCGGCAGCGCTACCCCTTCCCGCTGGGGTACTTCTACCCCGACCGGGCGGACTTCGTCGCCTTCGTGGCCATGCCGGGGGCGCGGCGCCTCCTCCGGCGGGCCGTGGCCGCCTTCCGGGCGGCGGCGCGGCTGCCCTCCGAGGTCCTCCTGGCCCCGGCCTGGGTGCCCGGCGTGGACTGGTCGGACCACGCCTCCTTCCAGGCGGCGGGGATCCCGGCGGTGATGGTCACGGACACCGCCTTCTACCGGGATCCCCACTACCACCGGGCCACCGATACGCCGGAGCGGCTCGACGCCCGCTCCATGGCCCGGCTCGCCCTGGGGCTCGCCGGCATGCTCCGCCGCCTCGGCGGGGATGCGCCGCCGCCGTGA